A region from the Lentimonas sp. CC4 genome encodes:
- a CDS encoding anaerobic sulfatase maturase has translation MIPDPQTTPSATEGFHVMAKAIGPICNLDCKYCFYLEKEQFYPENEKWKMSDEKLETFIRDYIAAQPSNDVSFAFQGGEPTLLGVNYFRKVVELQKKHANGKKIETAFQTNGTLLNDEWGEFLAENKFLVGLSIDGPEDLHNANRVDKNGGDSYKDVIRGLNVLRKHKVEFNTLTCVNSVTVQHPVRIYKFLKSIGSKYIQFIPIVEREVDTAAAKLGLDFAEPPKLTEAPATKENPRMSEFAVPAEAYGDFLIKIFNEWIKRDVGKTYVQLFDVALGKWLKIPGGLCYFAETCGRALAMEHDGDVYTCDHYVYPKYKLGNLMNTSLAQLADSPMARDFGNAKRDALPKYCRECSVKFACNGECPKHRFTWTPDGEWGLNYLCPAYKKFFNHIDPAMKIMSKLYLEKRPPADVMQIMAEQRKNKK, from the coding sequence ATGATTCCAGATCCACAGACAACTCCCAGCGCCACCGAAGGGTTCCATGTTATGGCCAAAGCCATCGGACCGATCTGTAATCTAGACTGCAAATATTGCTTCTATCTAGAAAAGGAACAGTTCTACCCGGAAAATGAGAAGTGGAAGATGTCCGACGAAAAGTTAGAGACATTTATTCGCGACTACATCGCCGCACAGCCAAGCAACGACGTGAGCTTTGCCTTTCAAGGCGGCGAACCGACACTACTGGGTGTCAACTACTTCCGCAAAGTCGTCGAGCTTCAAAAAAAGCACGCCAACGGCAAAAAAATTGAGACCGCCTTTCAGACCAATGGCACCCTGCTCAATGATGAATGGGGTGAATTCCTAGCCGAAAACAAGTTCCTCGTCGGGCTCTCCATCGATGGCCCCGAAGACCTGCATAATGCCAACCGCGTGGATAAAAATGGCGGCGATTCCTACAAGGATGTCATCCGTGGGCTCAACGTGTTGCGCAAACACAAGGTCGAGTTTAACACCCTGACCTGCGTCAACTCTGTGACGGTGCAGCACCCCGTGCGCATTTATAAGTTCCTGAAGAGTATCGGCTCAAAGTATATACAATTCATCCCCATCGTAGAGCGTGAAGTGGACACAGCCGCGGCCAAACTCGGCCTCGACTTCGCCGAACCACCCAAGCTGACAGAAGCCCCTGCCACCAAGGAAAATCCGCGCATGTCAGAATTTGCCGTGCCAGCAGAAGCCTATGGCGACTTCTTAATCAAAATTTTCAACGAGTGGATCAAGCGCGACGTCGGCAAAACCTACGTGCAGCTATTCGATGTCGCTCTCGGCAAATGGCTTAAAATACCAGGCGGCCTCTGCTACTTCGCCGAGACCTGTGGCCGTGCACTCGCCATGGAGCACGATGGCGACGTGTATACCTGCGACCACTACGTCTATCCCAAATACAAGCTGGGCAATCTAATGAATACCTCGCTTGCGCAACTCGCCGATAGCCCAATGGCACGCGATTTCGGCAATGCCAAGCGCGACGCACTACCTAAATATTGCCGCGAGTGTAGCGTCAAATTCGCCTGCAACGGCGAGTGCCCGAAGCATCGCTTCACCTGGACACCCGACGGCGAATGGGGACTCAACTACTTGTGTCCTGCATACAAGAAATTCTTCAATCATATCGATCCTGCGATGAAGATCATGTCAAAACTCTATCTTGAAAAACGTCCGCCGGCAGACGTCATGCAAATCATGGCCGAGCAGCGAAAAAATAAAAAGTAA
- a CDS encoding ADP-ribosylglycohydrolase family protein, whose amino-acid sequence MQQFKKITSQHYLDTIRGMWVGKFLGGTLGAPIEGIKDIHTFTPADLQPELAENDDTDLQLLWLHALEEHGVELTGKILAEEWMEHYPTPWCEYGIMMKNWRSGLQPPETGKHNNWFYHEGMGCPIRSEIWGAVCAGSPELAARFAEMDGTLDHHGDSVEAEKFLAAIDAAVFVEKDIERLLDIGQAVVDPASTFYALVRDARQWATNDDWATCRRKIINTYGHPEMTHVLENLGFIILGLIQGKGDFGATICAAINCGYDSDCTAASAGAIIGGILGFSGLPEHLKSAVPNSYQLSDWMKGFPREGSLDELCNACGHWAQKIATHHNAPLELEGEYTYTPLAVAPQPLPTKIAETPQHAKWAMIGPFTRPWTERLAQRTDFPDHGHPTMPSVEYCAMNTAGFNTDYLNGEATFDNASLSMLPADIAQLIQAQDDRVPTADLNWPQRSPYSYYAYTELSLEEAERVWLLLGSSGPLKVWIDGELRLESNSYQQFTPVSFSIDQQLDAGLHRVLIKAEVTSNKPELYFALKEHKQEHWHQNQYFMDFTWQPVG is encoded by the coding sequence ATGCAGCAATTTAAAAAAATCACTTCACAGCACTATCTCGACACTATCCGCGGCATGTGGGTGGGAAAATTCCTTGGCGGCACACTGGGCGCACCAATCGAAGGCATTAAAGATATACACACTTTTACCCCTGCTGACCTGCAACCAGAACTCGCCGAGAACGACGACACCGACCTGCAACTGCTATGGCTACACGCCCTAGAAGAACACGGCGTGGAATTAACAGGTAAGATTCTAGCCGAAGAGTGGATGGAGCACTACCCCACCCCATGGTGTGAGTATGGCATCATGATGAAGAACTGGCGCTCAGGCCTACAACCACCTGAAACCGGCAAGCACAACAACTGGTTCTACCACGAAGGCATGGGCTGCCCGATTCGCTCAGAAATTTGGGGCGCTGTCTGCGCAGGATCACCCGAGCTTGCGGCACGTTTTGCGGAAATGGATGGCACACTCGATCATCACGGCGATTCCGTCGAGGCAGAGAAATTCCTAGCGGCTATTGATGCTGCCGTATTCGTCGAGAAAGATATCGAGCGCCTGCTAGACATCGGCCAAGCTGTCGTCGACCCCGCCTCTACTTTTTACGCGCTCGTTCGCGATGCACGCCAATGGGCAACGAATGACGACTGGGCAACCTGCCGCCGCAAGATCATCAATACTTACGGTCATCCGGAAATGACACACGTGCTGGAAAATCTCGGCTTCATCATTCTCGGCCTCATACAAGGTAAGGGCGACTTTGGCGCAACAATCTGCGCAGCCATCAACTGCGGCTACGACTCGGATTGCACAGCAGCCTCTGCAGGTGCGATCATTGGCGGCATTCTCGGCTTCAGCGGTCTCCCCGAGCATCTAAAGTCAGCCGTGCCGAACTCCTACCAGTTAAGTGATTGGATGAAAGGGTTCCCACGCGAAGGCAGTCTCGACGAACTCTGTAACGCATGTGGCCACTGGGCACAAAAGATCGCCACGCACCACAATGCACCGCTAGAGCTCGAAGGCGAATACACCTACACGCCGCTTGCAGTCGCTCCACAGCCATTACCAACAAAGATCGCCGAGACCCCTCAACACGCGAAATGGGCGATGATCGGCCCCTTTACACGCCCTTGGACAGAGCGCCTCGCACAACGCACCGACTTCCCTGATCATGGGCACCCAACCATGCCATCGGTGGAATACTGCGCAATGAACACTGCCGGTTTCAACACCGATTACCTCAACGGCGAAGCCACTTTCGACAACGCAAGCCTGTCAATGCTACCGGCAGATATCGCTCAACTCATACAAGCCCAGGACGATCGCGTTCCTACTGCCGACCTAAACTGGCCACAACGTAGCCCATACAGCTACTACGCTTACACCGAACTCAGCCTCGAAGAGGCAGAGCGCGTCTGGCTCCTATTGGGCTCCTCCGGCCCACTCAAGGTCTGGATCGACGGCGAACTGAGACTCGAATCCAACAGCTATCAGCAGTTCACACCCGTGTCCTTCAGTATCGATCAACAGCTTGATGCCGGCCTGCACCGCGTTCTAATCAAAGCTGAAGTCACCTCCAACAAGCCAGAGCTTTATTTCGCATTGAAGGAGCATAAACAAGAACACTGGCACCAAAACCAATATTTCATGGATTTCACTTGGCAACCCGTAGGATAA
- a CDS encoding sulfatase-like hydrolase/transferase — translation MATIQPNILFLFTDQLRFDAIAAHGNPMIKTPNIDRLVREGTSFSHAYTPSPVCVPARCSLVTGQPAHVTGVVDNTAMPFERSTFMQRLTESGYRTHGVGKMHFDPDYKNLWGFQTRDISEEGKSDTDYALYLKEEGYGHIDNLLGLRSEYYYIPQPSQLPDVHHETTWVADRSIEFLKQHDGEQPFFLWSSFIKPHPPFESPNPWHLLYRAFEMDEPFRPDDMESFHCLWNKIQNRYKYKDGGYDKQLFRTMRAAYYGCVSHIDYQVGRILDALGDAIDDTLIVFSADHGEMLGDYGCVGKRCMLEPSARIPMIARQPGRFAAGATCEAPASLIDIGTTFLSAAGGDFEDAHTTSQDLSDVAQGSVSREVVISQFSDKQWGLYLVTDGEWKYIYSAGDAQEWLFDLREGVETVNRAEHPDCAAIQSRLKAALFGQFAADGYFDPIEAGDWRPYACTTLPKDPDYGLLLQDAEVLQQRVNELGPGYARSVTKKTDENFKIIFDHMNSPKASAAEVTESGE, via the coding sequence ATGGCCACTATTCAGCCCAACATACTTTTTCTTTTCACTGATCAATTGCGATTCGATGCTATTGCGGCGCATGGGAATCCGATGATCAAGACACCTAATATTGATCGTCTCGTTCGTGAGGGGACGTCGTTTAGTCATGCCTATACGCCGAGCCCCGTATGCGTGCCTGCTCGCTGCTCGCTAGTGACGGGGCAGCCCGCGCATGTGACCGGCGTGGTCGATAATACGGCGATGCCGTTTGAGCGTTCTACATTTATGCAGCGTCTGACTGAGTCGGGTTACCGAACTCATGGCGTGGGAAAGATGCATTTCGATCCAGATTATAAGAATCTATGGGGATTTCAGACGCGTGACATTTCTGAAGAGGGTAAGTCTGACACTGATTATGCTTTATATCTAAAGGAGGAGGGGTATGGGCACATTGATAATCTCCTGGGTTTGAGAAGTGAGTATTACTATATTCCGCAACCATCCCAGTTACCAGATGTGCACCACGAAACAACATGGGTCGCGGATCGTTCGATTGAATTCTTGAAGCAGCACGATGGTGAGCAGCCGTTCTTTTTGTGGTCGAGTTTTATCAAGCCGCATCCGCCTTTTGAGAGTCCGAATCCTTGGCATTTATTGTATCGCGCCTTTGAAATGGATGAGCCATTTCGTCCAGATGATATGGAGTCGTTTCATTGCCTGTGGAATAAAATTCAAAATCGCTACAAGTATAAGGACGGCGGTTATGATAAGCAGTTGTTTCGCACGATGCGGGCGGCGTATTATGGATGCGTCTCGCATATCGATTATCAAGTCGGTCGAATCCTAGATGCGCTAGGTGATGCGATCGATGACACTTTGATTGTTTTCTCCGCAGATCATGGCGAGATGCTCGGTGATTATGGCTGTGTTGGTAAGCGCTGTATGCTGGAACCTTCGGCGCGCATCCCGATGATCGCACGCCAACCTGGGCGTTTTGCTGCGGGGGCGACCTGTGAAGCGCCTGCGTCGTTGATTGATATAGGCACAACGTTTTTATCGGCTGCAGGTGGGGATTTTGAAGATGCGCATACAACTTCGCAGGACTTGTCGGATGTGGCGCAAGGATCTGTATCGCGCGAGGTTGTGATTTCGCAATTCTCAGATAAGCAGTGGGGGCTTTACCTAGTCACCGATGGTGAGTGGAAATATATCTATTCGGCCGGCGATGCGCAGGAGTGGTTGTTTGATCTGCGTGAAGGCGTTGAGACGGTTAACCGAGCGGAGCACCCGGACTGTGCTGCGATTCAGTCGCGTCTAAAGGCGGCTCTGTTTGGCCAATTTGCAGCGGATGGTTACTTTGACCCGATTGAAGCGGGTGATTGGAGGCCATATGCCTGCACCACACTGCCGAAGGATCCAGATTATGGACTATTGTTGCAGGATGCTGAAGTTTTACAGCAACGTGTGAATGAGTTGGGGCCAGGGTATGCGCGTTCAGTGACTAAGAAGACGGATGAGAATTTTAAAATTATTTTTGATCATATGAATTCCCCAAAGGCGAGTGCGGCAGAGGTCACGGAGTCGGGGGAGTGA
- a CDS encoding sulfatase → MHSFHLRLTIRRLLLIGTCLLSVLFCTQALQAQQKNIMFIVIDDLDMALSAYGNTTTLTPNIDRLAAEGLVFDRAYTSGTICSTSRNSFLAGQRLTIGNSLRDVFPDIVSLPQHFRENGYQTAGVGKIYHDEEDTDARAFDFWVNHEYDGDIQGIGAYQIQSIEEQAGGEADHIITRPGRNDDDSQYMDGMNFLELEDYVLNQLDPTQPFFISYGIHKPHSGLTCPSRYYDLYAAPDANGKLQPGDRDDITLPYVPSDWIKPNEWCLNGKNGATYTESDWRYLHQAYYACVTWADQLVGQALDLLESRGLLDDTLIVLTSDHGFHLGSHEHLLKHTLFNKTAQVPFIVRLPGQVAAGARTNSMVELIDLYPTFIDWAGLPEPEHPLEGKSIVSLFSEPDAETNYHAFLFRTDKDRDTGVRALGERVRTDEYSYIRYTLLGNTIPSEFERTYYQLYNAVSDPDEYVNLAYQPEYAGLLSELDQVLDTRDSTPDSEVGTTPDAGGPIATEGFESQDLAATQETVSPSAWTEAGWTVVDADDAQVITFNGPEVGSAHALVRRDGSLERGIQLGGYDSATIVFTVKAKNYSGSESAVLEFYNGSELVESQTIITAADTVEFSPIIVSVVFPAAALTDDCRIRFASFGGGAGDSMFIDAIEVYGASAAGWEVSDLGEIAVPSTFNYDDAAGILTVDTNTLGTNNAGDSIALMSIEQQGDHVMTAQLGDFTVGKGSARAGLLVRANLVDAEAPYFGVFEKKNGRIVFEYRRETDVSLTRAEFDVGSVNTTLQVERIGDEFVARYKLNGLGDWIEAGRYTFAGTVPTSAFWAVAASSNRTDSNVVVTVSDIEVAE, encoded by the coding sequence ATGCACTCGTTTCATCTACGACTCACCATCAGGCGTCTATTATTGATAGGCACCTGCCTCCTCTCAGTGCTCTTCTGCACTCAAGCACTGCAAGCGCAGCAGAAGAATATTATGTTCATCGTGATTGATGATCTCGACATGGCACTGAGTGCTTATGGCAACACTACGACGCTTACACCGAATATTGATCGTTTAGCGGCTGAAGGCTTAGTCTTTGATCGAGCATATACGAGTGGCACGATTTGCAGCACCAGTCGTAATTCTTTTCTGGCTGGGCAGCGTTTAACGATTGGTAATTCCTTGCGTGATGTCTTTCCTGATATCGTATCGCTACCGCAACATTTCCGTGAGAACGGTTATCAAACTGCAGGCGTGGGCAAGATCTATCACGACGAAGAGGATACGGATGCACGTGCGTTCGATTTCTGGGTGAATCACGAATATGACGGCGACATTCAAGGCATTGGCGCATATCAAATTCAGTCGATCGAAGAGCAGGCTGGTGGTGAAGCCGATCATATCATCACACGCCCAGGTCGTAATGATGATGATAGCCAATATATGGACGGCATGAACTTCTTAGAGCTAGAAGACTATGTCCTCAATCAGCTAGACCCGACACAGCCTTTCTTTATCTCTTACGGCATCCATAAACCACATTCGGGCCTGACTTGCCCATCGCGCTACTACGACCTGTATGCAGCTCCCGATGCGAATGGTAAATTACAGCCGGGCGATCGTGATGATATCACGCTGCCGTATGTCCCATCAGACTGGATCAAGCCAAACGAATGGTGCCTCAATGGTAAAAATGGCGCGACTTATACTGAGTCGGATTGGCGTTACCTGCATCAAGCTTACTATGCATGCGTGACATGGGCCGACCAATTGGTCGGGCAGGCGCTGGATCTTTTGGAGAGCCGCGGCTTACTGGACGATACCTTGATCGTGCTCACCTCGGATCATGGCTTTCACCTCGGTTCGCATGAGCATTTGCTAAAGCATACACTGTTTAACAAAACCGCGCAGGTGCCGTTCATCGTTCGCCTGCCAGGTCAAGTTGCCGCGGGAGCGCGCACGAATTCGATGGTCGAGTTGATTGATTTATATCCTACCTTTATTGATTGGGCGGGGCTTCCTGAGCCTGAGCATCCATTGGAAGGTAAGTCGATCGTTTCACTCTTTAGCGAGCCCGATGCGGAAACAAACTATCATGCATTCTTGTTTCGCACAGACAAAGATCGCGACACTGGGGTGCGTGCCCTAGGCGAGCGTGTGCGCACAGACGAGTATAGCTACATTCGCTACACCCTTCTGGGGAATACGATTCCATCCGAATTCGAACGCACCTACTATCAGCTCTACAACGCTGTGTCTGATCCAGATGAATATGTTAATTTGGCCTATCAACCCGAGTATGCTGGTTTGTTAAGCGAGCTGGATCAGGTGCTCGATACACGTGATAGCACACCGGATAGTGAAGTGGGCACGACCCCCGATGCGGGCGGCCCAATCGCTACCGAAGGATTCGAATCACAAGACCTTGCTGCGACGCAGGAGACTGTGAGCCCAAGTGCATGGACTGAAGCTGGTTGGACTGTTGTGGATGCGGACGACGCGCAGGTCATTACCTTCAATGGCCCTGAGGTTGGGAGTGCACATGCCCTCGTGCGCCGTGATGGTTCACTTGAGCGTGGTATCCAGTTAGGTGGCTACGATAGCGCTACGATCGTATTTACTGTGAAAGCGAAGAACTATAGCGGCTCTGAATCAGCGGTGCTAGAGTTCTATAATGGTAGCGAGTTGGTCGAATCGCAGACGATTATAACCGCCGCAGATACGGTTGAATTTAGCCCGATCATTGTGAGTGTCGTATTCCCAGCTGCAGCGCTGACAGATGATTGCCGAATTCGCTTTGCTTCCTTCGGTGGCGGCGCGGGTGATTCTATGTTTATCGATGCGATAGAAGTGTATGGAGCATCAGCTGCAGGCTGGGAAGTCTCGGACTTAGGGGAGATCGCAGTGCCTTCTACCTTCAACTATGACGATGCTGCAGGTATTCTAACAGTGGATACAAACACACTCGGAACGAACAACGCTGGCGACTCCATCGCACTCATGTCGATCGAGCAGCAAGGCGATCATGTGATGACGGCTCAACTGGGTGATTTCACCGTAGGCAAAGGATCCGCTCGTGCAGGGCTTCTGGTGCGCGCCAACTTGGTCGACGCCGAGGCGCCGTATTTTGGTGTCTTTGAAAAGAAGAATGGCCGCATCGTATTTGAGTATCGTCGTGAGACGGATGTCTCGCTCACGCGTGCAGAGTTTGATGTCGGCAGTGTCAATACCACCCTCCAGGTCGAACGTATTGGCGATGAATTTGTTGCGCGCTATAAGCTCAACGGCCTAGGTGATTGGATTGAGGCCGGTCGTTATACATTCGCAGGCACAGTGCCGACGAGTGCCTTCTGGGCAGTCGCGGCATCATCTAACCGCACGGATTCCAATGTTGTGGTGACTGTCTCTGATATCGAAGTGGCCGAGTAG
- a CDS encoding LacI family DNA-binding transcriptional regulator yields MKSKISMQSVASKAGVSRMTVSLALRNDPRISEKTRAKIVKIAEELGYKPDPKIQRLIGYLRDTNLKDNHCTVAYIDSVDSGGLVIDSYLHRLRAGMKARAADVGIALEQIDLRKEDYSAARLQQILVNRGISGVIVLPPAESFDELKSAWEPFPLVLGVSRPTAVQAHRVITDNFSAMSLAVKSVLARGFKRPCLVTNVINEAHQAYQNTAAFVRTLQVNEASSSAEMIFYLDHRAPSAEQDRIFCEGVVQGGYDVVIVDVCGAGYSRIRQLLAQCASVATCDMNLNHTISSASGVDRNPERIGAIMVEQLYSAIQHNHKGMPSTPTTTAVCGEWFDGDSLSVY; encoded by the coding sequence ATGAAATCGAAGATATCCATGCAATCAGTCGCCTCTAAGGCAGGCGTCTCGCGAATGACGGTTTCATTAGCGCTGCGTAATGATCCGCGGATTTCAGAAAAAACGAGAGCGAAGATCGTAAAAATAGCTGAGGAGCTTGGCTACAAGCCGGATCCTAAAATACAGCGATTGATTGGTTATTTGCGCGATACGAACCTGAAGGATAATCATTGCACGGTCGCGTATATCGATTCGGTCGATAGTGGAGGCTTAGTGATCGACTCGTATCTTCATCGGCTGAGGGCTGGTATGAAGGCGAGGGCCGCCGATGTCGGCATCGCATTGGAGCAAATCGACCTAAGAAAGGAGGATTATTCCGCGGCTCGCTTGCAGCAAATATTGGTGAATCGTGGGATTTCCGGAGTGATTGTGCTTCCGCCTGCCGAGTCATTTGATGAATTAAAATCGGCATGGGAGCCGTTTCCTCTAGTGCTCGGGGTCTCTCGTCCCACGGCAGTGCAGGCGCACCGCGTGATTACTGATAATTTTAGCGCAATGAGCCTCGCTGTGAAATCTGTCTTGGCACGTGGATTTAAGCGCCCGTGTCTAGTGACGAATGTGATCAATGAAGCACATCAAGCGTATCAAAATACTGCTGCATTTGTTCGCACCTTACAAGTGAATGAGGCTTCTTCGAGTGCCGAGATGATTTTCTACTTAGACCACCGCGCGCCAAGTGCGGAGCAGGATCGTATTTTTTGTGAGGGCGTGGTTCAAGGGGGGTATGACGTCGTGATTGTGGATGTGTGTGGTGCGGGTTACAGCCGAATTCGTCAGCTGTTGGCACAGTGTGCTTCAGTTGCCACATGTGATATGAATTTGAATCACACGATTAGCTCGGCAAGTGGGGTCGACCGCAACCCCGAGCGCATTGGAGCAATCATGGTCGAGCAACTGTATAGCGCAATCCAGCATAACCATAAGGGCATGCCGAGCACTCCGACTACGACAGCTGTTTGCGGGGAGTGGTTTGATGGCGATTCTTTGTCAGTTTATTGA
- a CDS encoding cellulase family glycosylhydrolase, with protein sequence MYRKKLPLTRIAGLVSCLAITTASLSATTNGFNVLVQTVDQQDLADMKAMGSEVVRISLAQRALMRWKADGDGYGQFQDGEDYNFINSNGVVKYPDNFAKMHEAIQAAIDEGLKVIIDPHAVTGANQHYTMRETDPFWQDPVHKDNWVRLWKRVAQEIKDANYGDAIWAFDLMNEPASSEGALNRGGIVDLNDTYKELATEIHQILPSVDLILEFVERDFANGYVKAPSFYSSNREDQLIFGPHMYWQLEYTHQVRNDNNLAYPDLDKEFTYFDMLHGEGHWQDVIDYKNDHNTRIFIGEVGVEAGPDAGWDTNDENNPNPAGGGDIWYKDVIEMFEANGFDYTFHSYNTPQPGFDHNNSHAARKALTIEMLNGSYVDRLPPTPPTPSGAYIAFDSFEDWRTNGPFTGAEGWRSATWATAEDNGFLPVVSSIDSTDGDLSAKIIRASSITRTIDLGSVENVTINFDHRTGGLNDENDEGQDLEVFVNSGSGDVLVYTGTRGDSFQSATINLNDFIGNGLEYRNNTSITFKGNGNGATEFYAIDNVVIRTNGTNTPPPSGDSDVLAGDTFDDNTFAGGEGAWASTEWSIDEDEPVIANGGTTETAGQAKELKLVRKDTVSRAIDYGSATNVSLRFARRVHSLESTDAAFVQINATGNESDWVNLFSYDANSEQSATDYVIETVDISSYKSSNTILRFKSVSSGKGDYLYVDDIQIIDLDADSSEGGSSEPLPIPANYQAENRTSQSQTQIGSATPGFSGTGYVDMSSGAGAFIEWNDVNVGEGVYKLRVFFANGDAIDETRPCELTVNGVSYGDYSCVSRTGALDWKNQNKRDIPLNAGDNTIRLTATTDVGGPLIDELFILEN encoded by the coding sequence ATGTATCGTAAAAAATTACCCCTTACCCGAATTGCTGGACTTGTGTCTTGTCTGGCAATCACTACCGCGTCTTTGAGCGCGACGACCAATGGCTTCAATGTGCTGGTGCAGACCGTTGACCAGCAAGACCTCGCAGATATGAAAGCCATGGGCTCAGAGGTCGTTCGCATCTCACTCGCTCAACGTGCCCTGATGCGGTGGAAAGCCGACGGCGATGGCTATGGCCAGTTTCAAGACGGCGAAGATTATAATTTCATTAACAGCAACGGCGTCGTCAAATATCCGGACAATTTTGCGAAGATGCATGAAGCGATTCAGGCTGCCATTGATGAGGGCCTGAAAGTCATCATCGATCCGCACGCAGTCACTGGAGCCAACCAGCACTATACGATGCGTGAGACCGATCCATTCTGGCAAGATCCGGTGCATAAAGACAATTGGGTGCGTCTATGGAAGCGCGTTGCTCAAGAAATTAAGGATGCAAACTACGGTGACGCCATCTGGGCATTCGACTTGATGAATGAACCAGCGTCTTCGGAAGGTGCGCTCAATCGTGGGGGAATTGTGGACCTCAACGACACTTACAAAGAGTTGGCCACGGAGATTCATCAGATTCTACCGTCGGTTGATCTTATCTTAGAGTTTGTCGAACGAGATTTTGCAAATGGCTATGTCAAGGCACCTTCTTTCTATAGCTCGAATCGTGAAGATCAGCTCATTTTCGGGCCGCACATGTATTGGCAGCTCGAATACACACACCAAGTGCGCAATGATAATAATCTAGCATATCCTGACTTAGACAAAGAGTTTACGTATTTTGACATGCTCCATGGAGAAGGCCATTGGCAAGATGTGATCGACTATAAGAACGATCACAATACACGTATTTTCATTGGTGAAGTGGGTGTCGAAGCAGGCCCTGATGCCGGTTGGGATACTAATGACGAGAACAATCCAAATCCAGCAGGAGGTGGTGACATTTGGTATAAGGATGTGATCGAAATGTTCGAAGCCAACGGATTCGACTATACCTTCCATAGCTACAACACCCCTCAGCCTGGGTTCGATCATAATAATTCACATGCCGCTCGCAAAGCGTTGACGATTGAAATGTTGAACGGCTCATATGTGGATCGCTTGCCGCCAACACCGCCGACACCATCGGGCGCATACATCGCATTCGATAGTTTTGAGGATTGGCGCACGAATGGTCCATTTACAGGTGCTGAAGGCTGGCGCTCCGCGACATGGGCGACGGCCGAGGATAACGGATTCTTGCCAGTCGTATCTTCCATCGATTCGACGGATGGTGATTTATCCGCTAAAATCATCCGTGCTTCTTCGATCACTCGCACCATTGATCTCGGTAGTGTAGAAAACGTCACGATCAACTTCGATCATCGCACAGGTGGTCTCAACGATGAGAACGATGAAGGCCAAGACTTAGAAGTCTTTGTGAACAGTGGCAGCGGAGACGTGCTCGTTTACACCGGCACTCGGGGCGATAGTTTTCAATCCGCTACGATTAACTTAAACGACTTCATCGGCAACGGTCTCGAATACCGTAATAACACATCCATTACTTTCAAAGGTAATGGCAATGGCGCTACCGAATTCTATGCGATTGATAACGTAGTGATTCGCACCAATGGCACAAATACACCGCCTCCGTCAGGAGACAGTGATGTGCTCGCTGGCGATACCTTCGATGACAATACCTTCGCCGGTGGTGAGGGCGCATGGGCATCCACAGAATGGTCCATCGATGAAGATGAACCTGTGATTGCAAACGGCGGCACCACAGAGACCGCTGGTCAAGCTAAGGAACTCAAGCTCGTTCGTAAGGATACCGTCAGCCGTGCAATCGACTATGGCAGTGCGACCAATGTTAGCCTTCGCTTTGCGCGCCGCGTCCATAGTCTTGAGTCAACCGATGCCGCATTCGTTCAGATCAATGCGACTGGCAATGAGTCTGATTGGGTCAACTTGTTTAGTTACGATGCGAATAGTGAGCAGAGCGCGACAGACTACGTCATAGAAACCGTGGACATCAGTAGCTACAAGAGCTCAAATACCATCCTTCGCTTCAAGTCAGTCAGTAGTGGCAAAGGTGATTATCTCTACGTGGATGATATTCAAATTATCGACCTTGATGCAGATAGTAGTGAAGGCGGTTCCAGCGAACCACTGCCGATCCCAGCTAATTACCAAGCTGAGAATCGCACCTCGCAGTCACAAACGCAAATCGGCTCGGCCACGCCTGGCTTCAGTGGCACTGGCTACGTCGACATGAGCAGTGGTGCAGGAGCCTTTATCGAATGGAACGACGTCAACGTCGGCGAGGGTGTTTACAAGCTCCGCGTGTTCTTCGCAAATGGTGATGCCATTGACGAGACACGCCCTTGCGAGCTCACTGTCAATGGGGTGTCGTATGGTGACTACTCCTGCGTCTCGCGCACTGGTGCGCTTGATTGGAAGAACCAAAACAAGCGTGATATCCCGCTGAATGCTGGTGATAATACGATACGTTTGACTGCAACTACCGACGTGGGTGGTCCACTCATCGACGAACTGTTTATCTTGGAGAACTAG